The following are encoded together in the Planococcus antarcticus DSM 14505 genome:
- a CDS encoding helix-turn-helix transcriptional regulator, which produces MSPIELNKRQEEILQIVKGNGPITGEQIADRLNLTRSTLRPDLAILTMAGFLDARPRVGYFYSGKKPGQDVTDTMNNMKVKDFQSIPVVVREDGSVYDAISQMFLDDVGTLFVVDKKSYLAGVLSRKDLLRASLGSQNLAAIPVHIIMTRMPNITYCTKNESLIQAAHRLINQQIDALPVVEEQPDGFKVVGRLTKTNITRAFLSLSENHDL; this is translated from the coding sequence GTGAGTCCAATCGAACTCAATAAACGGCAAGAGGAAATTCTTCAAATCGTTAAAGGCAACGGACCGATTACTGGCGAACAGATAGCGGATCGCCTGAACTTAACAAGATCAACGTTACGACCTGACTTAGCCATCCTGACAATGGCAGGCTTTCTAGATGCCCGTCCGCGTGTTGGCTATTTTTATTCGGGAAAAAAACCGGGACAGGACGTCACGGACACGATGAACAATATGAAAGTCAAGGATTTCCAATCGATTCCGGTTGTCGTCAGGGAAGACGGTAGTGTCTACGACGCCATCAGCCAGATGTTCCTGGATGATGTGGGTACGCTTTTTGTCGTGGATAAAAAATCCTACCTGGCCGGAGTGCTGTCGAGAAAGGATTTGCTGCGTGCGAGTCTGGGCAGTCAGAACTTAGCAGCCATCCCTGTACATATCATCATGACGCGCATGCCGAACATCACATATTGCACAAAAAATGAATCACTAATTCAGGCAGCACATCGCCTGATCAATCAGCAAATCGATGCACTGCCAGTGGTGGAAGAACAGCCGGATGGCTTCAAAGTCGTCGGTAGATTAACAAAAACGAATATTACTCGTGCGTTTTTATCGTTATCGGAAAACCACGATTTGTGA
- a CDS encoding pyruvate, water dikinase regulatory protein, with protein MNSLRLFIVSDSVGETGELVAKAAISQYLNADQNAVLKRFSYIDSIDHLQEIVKLAVTQKAFIVYTLVSQELRDYMQSETTKFHVTAVDLMGPLLDALERELDAPPLQEAGLVRKLDDDYFKKVEAIEFAVKYDDGRDPRGILMADIVLVGISRTSKTPLSQYLAHKRLKVANVPLVPEVDPPDELYHVDPKKCFGLVISPDKLNNIRKERLIALGLNDDANYAKIERIHEEIAHFHKVVDRIGCEIVDVTNRAVEETANLILSKLQK; from the coding sequence ATGAATTCACTCCGTTTGTTCATTGTCTCCGATTCGGTCGGAGAAACAGGGGAATTGGTCGCAAAAGCGGCTATCAGCCAATACCTGAACGCAGATCAAAATGCAGTCCTCAAGCGTTTTTCTTATATCGATTCGATCGATCATCTTCAGGAAATCGTCAAATTGGCTGTCACCCAGAAGGCCTTCATCGTTTATACATTAGTTTCCCAGGAACTGCGAGACTATATGCAGTCGGAAACGACAAAGTTTCACGTCACGGCAGTGGATCTGATGGGTCCGCTTTTGGATGCATTGGAAAGGGAGCTAGACGCACCGCCGTTGCAGGAAGCAGGCTTAGTCCGCAAATTGGATGATGATTACTTTAAAAAGGTGGAAGCCATCGAATTCGCTGTCAAATACGATGATGGAAGAGATCCGCGTGGTATTTTGATGGCTGACATCGTCCTCGTTGGAATTTCAAGAACTTCCAAAACACCGTTATCCCAATACTTAGCGCATAAGCGGCTAAAGGTCGCCAATGTTCCACTGGTGCCTGAAGTCGATCCGCCGGATGAGCTGTACCATGTGGATCCGAAGAAATGCTTCGGCTTGGTCATCTCACCGGATAAACTTAACAACATCCGCAAAGAACGGCTGATTGCCCTTGGCTTGAACGATGATGCCAATTATGCGAAAATCGAGCGCATCCATGAAGAAATCGCGCATTTCCATAAAGTGGTAGATCGCATCGGCTGCGAAATAGTCGATGTGACGAATCGAGCAGTAGAAGAAACTGCTAACCTGATCTTGAGCAAACTTCAAAAATGA
- the dnaG gene encoding DNA primase encodes MSNRVPEEVIEKIRSSTDIVDVVGEYVQLTKRGRNWFGLCPFHGESTPSFSVTADKQIFHCFGCGAGGNVITFLMDIENLTFQEALSRLGSRSGIDVDIQSPAESGPVQSKSDHQLILMQEFAADMYHHILMNTEEGQVALDYLENRGFTREIIEKNKIGWSLPEWNYMASALKRKGFSEEELEVSGLAIPREQSSGYFDRFRGRIMFPIMNETGKVIAFSGRVLEHTKQEAKYMNSPESPIFQKSQVLYNVHHARSAIRKNRKIILFEGFMDVIAAGKAGVDNALATMGTSLTAQHIRQMKRFAQEVVICFDGDDAGWEAAKRAAISLNEDNFKVEVAVLPGKMDPDDFVRENGAEAFKEQIIGKPHAFIAFAMMHARRHKNFQYENDLLQYIQEVLQLLAGRSSPLERDLYIKQLSGETGLSQEAILQHYRKLENKTIARNRPEPATVKMTKKEPKQITSLHRAERMLLSHALADPSVMDKLEVEDNGIPFISEEFQALYVQLLGFYEEWDKADFHKFLETLQDAELRKLVMETALSERDPEHADEEISDCLKHLQKHRVEQQINLKIQQSKEAEKQHDLKRALLLAQEVIALRKSL; translated from the coding sequence ATGTCCAATCGAGTTCCTGAAGAAGTGATTGAAAAAATCCGTTCCAGCACAGATATTGTAGATGTTGTCGGTGAGTATGTTCAGTTAACAAAAAGGGGCCGCAATTGGTTCGGTCTCTGCCCTTTCCACGGAGAAAGTACACCATCTTTTTCTGTCACCGCCGATAAGCAGATTTTTCATTGTTTTGGGTGTGGAGCTGGTGGCAATGTCATCACGTTTCTGATGGATATTGAAAATTTAACGTTTCAGGAAGCCTTATCAAGATTGGGAAGCCGCTCAGGCATAGATGTCGACATACAGAGCCCTGCCGAATCCGGTCCGGTGCAATCAAAAAGCGATCATCAATTGATTTTGATGCAGGAGTTTGCTGCGGATATGTACCACCATATATTAATGAATACGGAAGAAGGCCAAGTGGCATTGGACTATTTGGAAAATAGGGGCTTTACCCGAGAAATTATTGAAAAAAACAAGATTGGCTGGTCGCTTCCGGAATGGAATTACATGGCGTCTGCGCTCAAGCGAAAAGGCTTTAGTGAAGAAGAGCTGGAAGTGAGTGGATTGGCGATTCCTCGTGAGCAGTCAAGCGGCTATTTTGATCGATTCCGCGGTAGAATCATGTTTCCAATTATGAACGAGACTGGTAAAGTAATCGCCTTTTCGGGAAGAGTCCTTGAGCACACTAAACAGGAAGCCAAATATATGAATAGCCCAGAATCTCCGATTTTCCAAAAAAGCCAAGTGCTTTATAATGTGCATCATGCCAGAAGCGCTATAAGGAAAAATCGGAAAATTATTTTGTTTGAAGGGTTTATGGATGTCATCGCAGCGGGTAAAGCAGGAGTTGACAATGCTTTAGCAACAATGGGTACGTCACTCACTGCCCAACACATCAGGCAAATGAAGCGTTTTGCCCAAGAAGTCGTCATTTGTTTTGATGGTGATGATGCAGGCTGGGAAGCTGCTAAAAGAGCGGCGATTTCCTTGAACGAAGATAATTTTAAAGTGGAAGTGGCGGTCTTACCCGGCAAGATGGATCCAGATGATTTTGTTCGCGAAAATGGCGCTGAAGCATTCAAAGAGCAGATTATTGGAAAGCCTCATGCCTTTATTGCATTCGCGATGATGCACGCTCGCAGGCATAAAAATTTTCAGTATGAAAACGACCTGCTGCAGTACATTCAAGAAGTGCTGCAACTTTTGGCCGGTAGATCCTCGCCCTTAGAGCGGGATTTATATATAAAACAATTATCAGGGGAAACCGGATTATCCCAAGAAGCTATCCTACAGCATTATCGGAAATTGGAAAACAAAACGATTGCACGGAACCGTCCCGAACCGGCGACAGTAAAGATGACTAAAAAAGAGCCGAAACAGATCACATCACTGCACCGAGCGGAACGGATGCTCTTATCGCATGCCCTGGCAGATCCGTCAGTCATGGATAAATTGGAGGTCGAAGACAATGGTATTCCATTTATCAGCGAAGAATTCCAGGCGCTGTACGTTCAATTGCTTGGTTTCTATGAAGAATGGGATAAAGCTGATTTTCATAAATTTCTGGAAACCCTTCAAGATGCAGAACTCCGCAAACTTGTCATGGAAACTGCATTGTCCGAACGTGATCCGGAACATGCGGATGAAGAAATTTCCGATTGTTTAAAACATCTGCAAAAACATCGGGTCGAACAGCAAATTAATCTTAAAATCCAGCAATCAAAAGAAGCGGAAAAACAGCATGACTTAAAGCGCGCTTTACTTCTTGCACAAGAAGTGATTGCTTTACGAAAATCATTGTAA
- the rpoD gene encoding RNA polymerase sigma factor RpoD — protein sequence MAEKSERQTEVEASNVPLTTEGPEATVEEAKKQLIETGKKTGELNYEQIADKLAIFEMESDAVEEFIDQLEGHGIELERKSDDEEHLDRLMKPTEDKFDLNDLSVPPGIKINDPVRMYLKEIGRVDLLKAEEEVRLAKLIEQGDEEAKKRLAEANLRLVVSIAKRYVGRGMLFLDLIQEGNMGLIKAVEKFDYSKGFKFSTYATWWIRQAITRAIADQARTIRIPVHMVETINKLIRVQRQLLQDLGREPSPEEIGEEMDLLPEKVREILKIAQEPVSLETPIGEEDDSHLGDFIEDSDAQSPSDHAAYELLKEQLEDVLDTLTDREENVLRLRFGLDDGRTRTLEEVGKVFGVTRERIRQIEAKALRKLRHPSRSKRLKDFLE from the coding sequence ATGGCCGAGAAATCTGAACGCCAAACTGAAGTTGAAGCAAGCAATGTACCATTGACTACTGAAGGTCCGGAAGCAACTGTTGAAGAAGCGAAAAAACAGCTAATCGAAACAGGTAAAAAAACCGGAGAGCTTAATTATGAACAAATTGCTGACAAATTGGCGATTTTCGAAATGGAATCCGATGCAGTAGAAGAGTTTATCGATCAATTGGAGGGCCATGGTATCGAATTGGAACGGAAATCCGATGACGAAGAGCATTTGGACCGTCTCATGAAACCAACCGAAGATAAATTCGATCTGAACGATTTAAGCGTCCCGCCTGGTATCAAAATTAATGATCCTGTCCGCATGTACCTGAAGGAAATTGGACGCGTCGATTTGCTAAAAGCGGAAGAAGAAGTTCGTTTGGCAAAATTAATCGAACAAGGCGACGAAGAAGCAAAAAAACGTCTTGCTGAAGCTAACCTGCGCTTAGTTGTCAGTATTGCAAAGCGCTATGTCGGACGCGGCATGCTGTTCCTGGATTTGATCCAGGAAGGAAATATGGGCTTGATCAAAGCAGTTGAAAAATTCGATTATTCAAAAGGGTTCAAGTTCAGTACGTATGCAACCTGGTGGATCCGTCAGGCCATTACACGCGCTATTGCTGATCAAGCACGGACGATCCGCATCCCTGTTCATATGGTGGAAACCATCAATAAATTGATTCGTGTACAGCGCCAGCTGCTTCAGGATCTTGGCCGTGAGCCTTCCCCGGAGGAAATCGGTGAAGAAATGGACCTGTTGCCTGAAAAAGTGCGTGAAATTTTGAAAATCGCTCAAGAGCCAGTTTCTTTAGAAACACCAATTGGTGAAGAAGACGATTCGCATTTAGGAGACTTTATCGAAGATTCCGATGCGCAATCACCATCTGACCACGCCGCTTATGAATTGCTGAAAGAGCAATTGGAAGATGTTTTGGATACCTTGACTGACCGTGAAGAAAACGTGTTGCGTCTACGCTTCGGCTTGGATGATGGCCGGACACGGACGTTGGAAGAAGTCGGTAAAGTGTTTGGTGTTACGCGTGAGCGGATTCGCCAAATTGAAGCAAAAGCCTTGCGCAAACTTCGTCATCCTTCTCGTAGCAAACGCCTTAAAGATTTTCTTGAATAG
- a CDS encoding acyl-CoA dehydrogenase, giving the protein MDFDLTQEQQMIKKTMKEFSDKVVAPGAIDRDRSKAFPTEIFKQLSDMGMMGLPFDEKYGGAGADTTSFAIVTEELSRACASTGITYSAHISLGGAPLNLFGTEEQKEKYLTPICTGESFGAFGLTEPNAGSDAGGTETRAVENGDDWVINGSKVYITNASHAKHLAITAITGMNDGKKEISAIIVPTDAEGFTIIDNYEKMGLHSSNTTELVLENVRVPKENLLGKRGDGFKQFLVTLDGGRIGIAAMAVGIAQAAFNKALAYSKERKQFGKPLSEFQITQFKLADMAMKIELARNMVYKAAWLKDQGRPFTKEASMAKLYASEISMEVADEAIQIHGGYGYMKEYEVERYMRDAKLLEIGEGTSEIQRMVIARQIGC; this is encoded by the coding sequence ATGGATTTCGATTTGACGCAAGAACAACAGATGATCAAAAAGACCATGAAGGAATTTTCAGATAAGGTAGTGGCACCGGGTGCCATTGACCGTGACCGTTCTAAGGCTTTTCCGACTGAAATCTTCAAACAGCTGTCCGACATGGGAATGATGGGGTTGCCGTTTGATGAAAAATACGGCGGAGCTGGAGCGGACACCACCAGTTTTGCGATTGTGACTGAAGAGTTGAGCCGTGCCTGTGCATCTACAGGAATCACTTATTCTGCACATATTTCTCTTGGCGGCGCGCCGCTGAACTTGTTTGGAACTGAAGAACAGAAAGAAAAGTATTTGACACCAATTTGTACTGGTGAGTCGTTTGGTGCTTTCGGGTTGACGGAACCCAATGCCGGATCGGATGCCGGAGGAACAGAAACCCGTGCAGTGGAAAATGGCGACGACTGGGTCATTAACGGTTCCAAAGTCTATATCACCAATGCCAGCCATGCCAAGCATTTGGCGATTACCGCCATTACAGGAATGAATGACGGCAAAAAGGAAATCAGTGCCATTATTGTACCGACCGATGCTGAAGGCTTTACCATCATCGATAATTACGAGAAAATGGGACTTCATTCGTCGAATACGACGGAATTGGTGCTGGAAAATGTCCGCGTGCCAAAGGAGAACCTGTTAGGCAAGCGTGGAGATGGCTTTAAGCAGTTCTTGGTGACATTAGATGGCGGACGCATCGGCATTGCAGCTATGGCTGTAGGCATCGCGCAAGCGGCATTCAACAAAGCATTGGCTTATTCTAAAGAACGCAAGCAGTTTGGCAAGCCTTTGTCCGAGTTCCAGATTACTCAGTTCAAGTTGGCCGATATGGCGATGAAAATTGAATTAGCTCGCAATATGGTTTACAAAGCCGCTTGGCTAAAGGATCAGGGACGGCCATTTACTAAAGAAGCGTCAATGGCGAAACTGTATGCTTCCGAAATTTCCATGGAAGTGGCTGATGAAGCGATCCAGATTCATGGGGGTTATGGTTATATGAAGGAATACGAAGTCGAACGTTATATGCGCGATGCAAAATTATTGGAAATTGGCGAAGGAACGTCTGAAATCCAGCGCATGGTCATAGCACGCCAAATCGGCTGCTGA
- the cccA gene encoding cytochrome c550 encodes MQKNAIVPYILIMAFGIGLIFFLSVQGVNDEAEIAEEQATEEEGGGEAAEGEEGGETAEGDFDPEEFAQANCISCHGSSYEGGVGPSLIATELPQPDIEDILINGKGTMPAGLVPEENVAAMAEWVLSLE; translated from the coding sequence ATGCAAAAAAATGCAATTGTTCCTTATATCTTAATCATGGCGTTCGGTATTGGTTTAATTTTCTTCTTATCAGTACAAGGAGTTAACGACGAAGCTGAAATCGCAGAAGAACAGGCAACAGAAGAAGAAGGCGGCGGAGAAGCTGCTGAAGGTGAAGAAGGCGGAGAAACTGCAGAAGGCGATTTTGATCCTGAAGAGTTCGCGCAAGCAAACTGTATTTCTTGTCACGGTTCAAGCTATGAAGGCGGAGTAGGTCCATCATTGATTGCTACTGAGCTGCCACAGCCAGACATCGAAGATATTTTGATCAACGGTAAAGGCACTATGCCAGCCGGTCTTGTTCCAGAAGAGAATGTAGCAGCAATGGCTGAGTGGGTATTATCACTCGAATAG
- a CDS encoding tRNA (adenine(22)-N(1))-methyltransferase, protein MNAQQLSHRLTRVAHHVPKGTVVADIGSDHAYLPCHLVLNGVVDKVIAGEVVKGPFESAQKQVQQEGLTAQIDVRLASGLDVILPEDSISTVTIAGMGGPLICSILVQGKKQLVGVERLILQPNVHAKSIRDWAVANNWGIVEEEILKENEKIYEILVLQKVEATVLWTPQQMLMGPELLKEKTAIFQEKWTRESDQWKKIVALMESTAQTKGIIEKKQGLIEKIQLVEEVLQRENS, encoded by the coding sequence ATGAATGCTCAACAATTATCGCATCGGCTGACAAGAGTGGCCCATCACGTTCCAAAGGGCACAGTAGTGGCAGACATCGGAAGCGACCATGCTTATTTGCCTTGTCATCTGGTATTGAATGGCGTAGTGGATAAAGTCATAGCGGGGGAGGTTGTCAAAGGTCCATTTGAATCGGCTCAAAAACAGGTTCAGCAGGAAGGGCTTACCGCACAGATCGATGTTCGGTTGGCGAGTGGACTTGACGTCATCCTGCCTGAAGATAGCATCAGCACTGTCACCATTGCGGGCATGGGTGGTCCGTTGATCTGCTCGATTTTGGTGCAGGGCAAAAAGCAGCTCGTTGGAGTAGAGCGTTTGATCCTGCAGCCTAATGTCCACGCCAAATCCATCCGGGATTGGGCTGTCGCCAACAACTGGGGCATTGTAGAAGAAGAGATTTTAAAAGAAAATGAAAAAATTTATGAAATACTGGTTCTTCAAAAAGTCGAGGCAACTGTTTTATGGACACCGCAGCAAATGCTGATGGGACCTGAACTATTGAAGGAAAAAACGGCTATTTTCCAGGAAAAATGGACACGTGAAAGCGACCAATGGAAAAAAATCGTTGCTCTGATGGAATCCACCGCTCAGACAAAGGGAATTATTGAGAAAAAACAGGGATTGATCGAAAAAATACAGTTAGTAGAAGAGGTGCTGCAGCGTGAAAATTCCTAA
- a CDS encoding Nif3-like dinuclear metal center hexameric protein — protein sequence MKIPNGRQIIEEFEKWSPKYLAMEGDPIGLHVGSLNKKVDRVLVTLDVNEEVVDEAIAKGAGLIIAHHPPIFRPLKNLQTDFPLGRLMEKLIKSDIAVYAAHTNLDVATGGVNDLLAEALGMKNTNVLVPTYEAELVKIAVFAPESHEEAVREALAKAGAGAIGDYESCSYTFSGTGRFRPTAGANPYTGEVGEMAVASESKIEVVVRKPDKDRVIKAMISAHPYEEVAYDVFTLENKGEAMGLGRVGTLETPMTLTQFAEWTKQQLEVPALRIVGDPDAIIKKVAVLGGDGNKYFQQAKRAGADVYVTGDMYFHTAQDAQAIGLNIVDPGHHVEKVMIQGVVDHMSKQQPTWQCEFLQSQTNTEPFRFI from the coding sequence GTGAAAATTCCTAATGGCCGGCAGATCATCGAGGAATTCGAGAAATGGTCGCCTAAGTACTTAGCGATGGAAGGTGATCCGATCGGTTTGCATGTGGGAAGCCTGAACAAGAAAGTCGACCGGGTCTTGGTGACCTTGGACGTCAATGAAGAAGTTGTTGACGAAGCAATAGCTAAAGGCGCAGGATTGATAATCGCTCATCATCCACCGATTTTTCGTCCCCTGAAAAATCTGCAGACGGATTTTCCACTAGGGCGGTTGATGGAAAAACTCATTAAATCTGACATTGCGGTCTATGCGGCGCATACCAATCTAGATGTGGCAACGGGTGGTGTCAATGATTTATTGGCGGAGGCATTGGGAATGAAAAACACCAATGTGTTGGTTCCGACTTATGAAGCGGAATTAGTAAAAATTGCAGTGTTCGCTCCGGAAAGTCATGAAGAAGCAGTTCGTGAAGCATTGGCTAAAGCAGGAGCTGGAGCAATTGGTGATTATGAATCGTGCAGCTATACGTTTTCTGGAACAGGTCGTTTCCGCCCAACTGCTGGAGCTAATCCATACACGGGTGAAGTTGGGGAAATGGCAGTGGCTTCGGAATCAAAAATAGAAGTAGTAGTCCGTAAACCCGACAAAGACCGTGTCATTAAAGCTATGATTTCGGCGCATCCTTACGAAGAAGTAGCGTATGATGTGTTTACCTTAGAAAATAAAGGAGAAGCGATGGGGCTCGGACGCGTCGGAACACTTGAAACACCAATGACATTGACTCAGTTTGCAGAGTGGACAAAACAGCAGCTTGAGGTTCCGGCTCTACGCATCGTTGGCGATCCAGACGCCATTATTAAAAAAGTCGCAGTGCTCGGTGGCGATGGCAACAAATATTTCCAACAAGCTAAACGTGCCGGAGCGGATGTCTACGTCACGGGTGATATGTATTTCCATACAGCTCAAGACGCACAAGCGATAGGGTTGAATATTGTCGACCCGGGCCATCATGTAGAAAAAGTGATGATTCAAGGAGTAGTAGACCATATGTCTAAGCAACAGCCAACTTGGCAATGTGAATTTTTACAGTCTCAAACAAATACAGAACCTTTTCGGTTCATTTAA